From Polaribacter butkevichii, a single genomic window includes:
- a CDS encoding carboxypeptidase-like regulatory domain-containing protein: protein MQRLLYILCLFASLSTFSQNDTLRVKTLKGQIIHAKTKKVLSAAHILNLNSVQGTITNDRGFFEIPTKANDTILVSYLGFASIKLKITNDLLKGNELLIALYEKPEEIREVVIKSTQLIGVLEIDVKQVPKDRFTRIKINGLPQTYEVGKPKGNDFSSPIAALFQPVDFLYNLFGKKPKQLKKLQKLKDEDNLRKMLSGKFDREVMMEYLQMDRQELTELLTDCNYSEYFIKKASDLQMIEAVLDCYENYKALKKGKIERDKIPVKN, encoded by the coding sequence ATGCAAAGACTATTATATATTTTGTGCTTATTCGCATCGCTAAGTACATTCTCTCAAAACGACACCCTACGTGTTAAAACCTTAAAAGGGCAAATTATTCACGCAAAAACTAAAAAAGTTTTAAGCGCTGCACATATATTAAATTTAAACAGCGTACAAGGTACAATTACCAATGATAGAGGTTTTTTTGAAATACCAACAAAAGCTAATGACACTATTTTGGTTTCTTATTTAGGTTTTGCATCTATCAAATTAAAAATTACAAACGATTTACTAAAAGGTAACGAGTTACTAATTGCTTTATATGAAAAACCAGAAGAAATTAGAGAAGTTGTTATAAAATCTACCCAATTAATTGGTGTTTTAGAAATAGATGTAAAACAAGTGCCTAAAGATCGATTTACAAGAATTAAAATCAATGGACTACCACAAACTTATGAAGTTGGGAAACCTAAAGGAAATGACTTCTCATCACCTATTGCTGCCTTATTTCAGCCAGTTGATTTCTTATACAATCTGTTTGGTAAAAAACCAAAACAATTAAAAAAATTACAAAAACTAAAAGACGAAGACAATTTACGTAAAATGCTATCTGGTAAGTTTGACAGAGAGGTTATGATGGAATACCTACAAATGGATAGACAAGAGCTTACTGAGTTATTAACCGACTGTAACTACTCTGAATACTTTATTAAAAAGGCTTCTGATTTACAAATGATTGAAGCCGTACTAGATTGCTACGAAAACTAC